Below is a window of Mus caroli chromosome 2, CAROLI_EIJ_v1.1, whole genome shotgun sequence DNA.
ACCCGACTACCCAGTCTAGCCCGCTGCAAACAAGCATTAAACCGCCTTCTTGAGTCTCTGTCCCCATCCCCAGGCTCAAAGACACCACACACCCGGGTCTCTTCCTTGTCTGCTCCCGGCCTAGGGCAGCCCTGGAATCCCCAGTGCCACCTTCTGAGAGCCCTGCAGTCACTCTGATCATGTCTCCCCCTCACCGCTTGTTGGCTGAGTGGCTTCAGCCTGATACTTTCATGTACCAGCTCCCTAGAAACACTAAGCGAAGGGACTCCTTTGGTCTCAAAAAGACCCTGAGTGGAATAGGACACagaccccacccccccccaagtgGATAAACCCAGGATTGCCTTGTGTTGGGGACACTTGTGTTGGCCACAGTCTAAAAGCATCCAAATTCTCAGTTAAAAAGACAAATCGAAACCTGAAAAGCCAGGCCAGGTTCGATCCCAGTGCCTGGGagtctgaggaaggaggatcatgagtttgtgACCAAAATGAGACAGCCCCTACCTTCTGGGAGTTTGCCCAGCCAAACTCCTCGAGCTGCTGCCTAAAGCCCGGGTTTGGGTTGGCGATGGGCCGGGAGGCTTTGATGGCTTCCAGCACTTCCTGCCAGCCAAGTCCAGTCACCGTCATCACATAGGCAATCACTATGGTGGTACTTCGAGATATACCTGCAAAGCTAGATCCGGGACAACCCTAGGCTTCAGGAAAGTCAcagtctctctcttccatcttccctccctgccaGGTCTTTGGCCACAGGGAGCCTGCCTTCCTAGCTCCAACCACAGGGAGTCCACCTTCCTAGCTCCAAGACTTGACTATGACatttccctttcctctggccaATTTCACATAAAGGGACTGGCTGGAATAGCCTTTCATTCGTCTAACAACCACTTCCTGACTATCTTTTTGTTCAGGTCCTGGAAAATAAAACCCATGGCCTCTGCGGTCCTGGAGCTTACAGTGTGGTATGGAGAAAAAGTCACTAACCAAAGCAGCTGTTTCAGATACTGATGATCGCTCAAAGACAAGTCGAGGCTGGGGCCATAAAAGTAGAGAGGTTTCTTTAGTGGGAGTGGAAGAGATGTAGGGGAGAGGATCCCTAGGAAGTGACATCAGCTGAGTTTTGAGCGATAAGGTTAACCCAGGATGTTGTGGGGCAGGGGCCATAGGCAAATTGTGGAGTGCTTGCTTAAACGTGTACAAGTCTGAGTTCAGTTACCCACCccacaagaaaaacaagacaaaatactCTTAAGTAGCACGTACAAAGATTTCGGGGTGAAAGATAGACTGTGGGTTTGAGGAAGGGGAGGTTAGGATGGCTAAATATGGGGAGAGCTAGGTCTTAAGAGAGCTATCCCTTGGCCCTAGCAGGAACGCTTGGTGAGATGTCATGGGATGGATGGTATCTCTGGGTCAGGAACACTGGAGAAGACTCAGAGACCTAGCCCTGCATTCATGCTTCAAAGGCCTGCAGGGGAGGAAAGCAGATGCTAGACTGATTGGTCTATCTATGGGACCTCATCAAGCTCCTTCAACAGCCCCATCAACATGACGTTTAttcccccattttacagataaggaaacggAGTCTCAGGGAAACACAGTTGCTGGACTATGGCCATCCAGTTGCTAGGAGTGATGGACCTCTGAGTGATCTGTCCGGATGGGTGACAGCTGTCAGCACTGTGACAGGCTGGAGGGGACCTGCCCAACAGGATAGGCATGCAGTTGAGAACTCACCAGTGTACAAGGCAGTTACCCCCGTTGAGGCGGCAGGAGTGGATAAAGTGGACGCATTCTTTGAAGTGCTTTTTGCTAGAGAAGAAAGTAACAGGGAAGGCAGTGCTGTGGGGCAGGTCTCTCAGGAGTCTCCTTCCCACTTATAGACAGCAAAGGATACACCTCAGTGCAGCCAGTGTGTGCAGTGAATGGGGCCACTGCTTGGAAGCATAGCACGCAGAGAGATAGGCTGGCCCCATCTCTCCGGTGGGTACAAGGAACAAGGACTTAGGTGTGGGGAGAGTGAGGGTGCCATTCTTCTGGGGTCTGCAACCAGAGGATCGGGGACAGTAGGTAGCAGTGGGTTGGGAGAAGAGCCCCAAAGGGCAAGGCTTCAGCCCGAGTCCATCTCAAGCTCCAGGTACCTGTGCTGGTGAACCAAACAACCCTCCTGTTTTCCAGAGTCCCTGCCATCACCGGGTTCTGTCCCACATCCTCATCCTTGCAAGCACCCTTGACTCGTCAAGGATGCTGTAGCCAAAGCTCAGAGAGGATAAATGATTTTGTCAAGGTCACAGAGCAGTAAATGGCAAAGCCTGGCTGCAAACCAGGTGTCTGAACTGCAAGCCAGGATTCAGGTCGAGTCTGACCCTCAAATCTGCTGTACATGCGGTCCCGAGAGATAGGACACTTTCTCCCCGTCATAGGGGAGGAGGCTGATGATCCGGAGAGAGCTGATTAGGGACATGCTACAAGGACATGGTTGAGACAGACTCAGGATGCCCTCTGACAGCCTTCTGGCCTCAGTACTCTTTGCCCTCACTCCCACCTCGGGAGGCAGCTCTCTGTCTGTCAGCTGTTGGCCCATCCAGGGGAACTTACATGGGTACCTCAGGAGCATCAGACACTGAGATTCGAAGGTAGGTGATATCCTGCAAGGATGAAATGCACACTCAGATTGTGGGGCCTtgcctgcacccctcccccagcctgagcTGCCAAGGCCAGTGTGACCCCATCCCAGTCCTGGTCCTCCCTAGACCACCAGTGTTTTCTAGTCCCCAAAGAGCAGGTACTGGCTGTATGGGCCTGCCAGTCCTGTTTGTATAGATGGCATCCTCACCCACAGGTGACATGAAACAGGAGGACCTGCAAACTGGGAAGACCTCCAAGGGTCTTTCCTCCAAGCAGGGAATGCAAAGTTATAGAGTGAAAAGAGCGGGGCTCATTTGTCTTGAAGAGTACAAATTATGAAAACAACAGTCAGGCAGAACGAGctcacatttgtaatcctagcactcaggagactgaggcagggagattttgagttagaggccaacctgggctaccatAGTAagtttctgtctcaaaagacaaaccacacacacacacacacacacacacacacacacacacacagcagcagcagcaacaacaacaaaacagcatcagcaacagcagCATCAGCAACAATAGCTTCAGGAACCAGTCTGGCAGCATAGCTTTGTGCTGAGACTCCACACAAGGGCACTGCAGGTATTTCTACCCTGCCCTTTCTCAAGTATTCCCCGTAATACTTCGTTAATTCACGCAACCCTTTCGGATGCCTGGCTTGCTGCTGGCTGTCACTCTTTAGGACAAAGGACCTGTCCTCTAGTGTCCATGGAGGTTTGTCCCGTCTCTGTCTCACACTTCCAAGGTCATGGGATTCCATGTTGTCTGCAAGATCTGCAGTTTCATTTGGCAGTGTGTTCGATGTGGGCTTGCCTAGTAGCGTCAAAATCCTGCCTGCTGAATTCCCCGATGGGAGGGGTGGCTGTCAGCGAGGTGTTGGGGGAGGGCTCTTTCTCTAAGCACTCATGGCTTTAATAAACACATTAATAACTTGGAAGGCACGCCTGTGCAATCTGTTCAGACTACATACTCCAGTGCTCCAGAACGAGGCTGTCCTAGAATGCAAAATCAGACTCCACTGGCCCGGAAATTTCTTCATTGACAATGAAAGTCATAGATTATTGTCAGCTGCTCTTAGAGGCCATCAAATTTgataggaaaacaacaacaacaaaaaaaaccccaaaaaactaaaaatccaAGGCCCTGAAAGGGCGAAGGAACCTGCCGAAGGTCACCATAGCAAGCCTGTGGGGGATTCTGTCACtgctttaatttatttaaaagactgtgtaaatgtgtgagtgttctgcctgcaggtatgtaaatgtgtaccatgtgtgtgcctgccacccttggaggtcagaagagctctctggaattggagttacagtgtgagctgccaagtgggccCTTAGAACCAAGCCTGGGTCTTTTATAAAaacgagtgctcttaaccaccatctcttcagccccatggagcctgttttttgtttgttggcttgtttaGTTTTGCTTCTTTAATCTCAGATCTCCTGAGCCTTTTCAACCTACCATTCCTCCTCTGCAATCGATGTAGCAGACACAGAATCTAATATAAGGGGCTCTTTTATtggaacatatgtgtgtgtgtgtgtgtgtgtgtacctaggcatacatatatgtatgcataggaGAAGTCAGGTGTCTTGTTCCATCAACCTCTGCCTTATTCccctgagacaggctttctcacaGAATCTGGAGATGTTTTTCAGCCAGATTGGCAGCCAGCTGGTCCAAaaagaccctcctgcctccatcccatCTACCTCCATTGCCAGGGTTACAGGCACATATGAGCATGCTTGGctctttttacatgggtgctggggatctatAGAAAGTGCTTTTAACTCAGAGACACTCAGTGATGTCAGTCCTATTGTAAGATTCCCACTTAATAGGTGACTGGAGGCTCAGCTTGTCTTGTGCATAAGGTCAAAAGGAGAATAAATGGGCTCCTGATTCTAGCACCAGTGGCCTGagttttttaattctttcctctTGATTCTAAAACCACCTTCTCTTCTTTAGGATTCCACAGGAGCAGAACCAACCACTTTATGATACTGTGCCTTACAGCATACAGAATTATCTTCCACATCTGGCAGGGTCTTTGCCCTCTCTCAACAGCCCTCTGGGGCAGTTGGGATCAAAAGCACCAAGGAGATGAAGTCACAGCCCAAGGTTGTACAGCAAGACAGAGAACCCAGGATCTTCTGTTTGGAATCATCCAGACACTTGGCAATTGGAAGGATGCAAAGAAGGATTCAAATGAGACCTGCATTAAAGTTCTAATATTAAGGATTGATACAAGACTTCTAGGGTCAGATGGCCTATGTTCAAATCCCAATTGGCCAGCTTCCTCACTGTATGACCTTAGATGACTTCATTTACCTCTTTGGCCTCAATCACCAAATAGCGGTGTTAAAACAGCCTAATGAGGAGGATGGATGAGTCAGCTGGGGTCCAGATGGTAGCCAAGGATGGTGGCTCAGGGACAGAGCACTGACCTAGGGTATTCAACACCTTGGGCTCTATCTTCACCAGTAGGAATGGGATGAAGGGCAGCCTTGGACTGACAGCTTTCTCTCCCACCTACCAGCCCTGTAATGGAGAGTTTGGAGTACCTGCAATAGAGGTTGGGGTGATTCGTGGATAGAGATGATATGTGTGATCTTATTCCGGCCCAGCTGATCCGGGTCTTTGGCATCTGAAAGAAACAGGCCGCTTGAGCCAAGTTGGTAGGTGTGAGACTTATTTATTCCTAATGACCAACTGCAGCAAAAGCCAGTATCCCGCTTGTATTCTCGCCCCTCCCCTGACCGCTTGGCCCACCCCCTCCAGGCTTGCAtgttccttcccccacctctggGGCGCTCATCAGACACAGGCTGGTGTGCCCCAGCCTTGTGCTGCCCTGCCCATCCCAGACACCTATCCCTACTTCATCCTTCAACCCAGCAATTCCACTTCTAGGAATCTTTGGACTGAGTGATTGCACGTGGAAGGCTGCACTCAGGGGGAGGCTGGTGCTCTCTGCAGCGCTGTTTGATGCAGATGCCACTAAATGTTTGGAATAACCTAATGCCCATCAAAAAGGGACCGGATGAAAATCAGTACAGCTGCACACTGGACTCCTGTGCAGCAATTAAAACGATCCCTATGAGCTGACAGATATCCAAGGGTGTCCTTGACATGTGTTTTAAGTGGAACACATCACTTCTTGAGCAACATGCAGAGTGGGGTTCCGTGTGTTTTAAATATCACATCTGGATCTACACTATATGACACATAACCCCGTAAAACACCCTTTCAGAATGCAGGTGGTCATCTCTGGGGAGTGAGATGTACCAGCATGTGCTTGCTATGTGTAGGCTTTGGTTAGGCACTGAGTCTGGGGTCAACTTCATGGCTCTTGTCCTAATGCAACTAACATACAATTTAGCCAGATTCTCTCAGAAATCAATGTGGCAGGAGGTGCT
It encodes the following:
- the Dusp15 gene encoding dual specificity protein phosphatase 15 isoform X2; the protein is MGNGMTKVLPGLYLGNFIDAKDPDQLGRNKITHIISIHESPQPLLQDITYLRISVSDAPEVPIKKHFKECVHFIHSCRLNGGNCLVHWPLKHECRARSLSLLQCS
- the Dusp15 gene encoding dual specificity protein phosphatase 15 isoform X1, with product MGNGMTKVLPGLYLGNFIDAKDPDQLGRNKITHIISIHESPQPLLQDITYLRISVSDAPEVPIKKHFKECVHFIHSCRLNGGNCLVHCFAGISRSTTIVIAYVMTVTGLGWQEVLEAIKASRPIANPNPGFRQQLEEFGWANSQKLRRQLEERFGEIPFRDEEDLRALLPLCRRCRQGSATSAASATTASSAASEGTLQRLVPRSPRDSHQPLPLLARVKQTFFCLPRCLSRKGGK